A DNA window from Ralstonia solanacearum K60 contains the following coding sequences:
- the ptsP gene encoding phosphoenolpyruvate--protein phosphotransferase, giving the protein MSSRHLQLRVLAPLSGRVVPIEAVPDPAFAQKMVGDGLSIDPATDLVLAPIDGRVIDFHEARHALVIAHACGVEIMVHVGLDTVLLAGQGFEALVGKGDTVRAGQPLLRFDAAHVAAKASTLTEIVVVNGGERVRQMDKAAGSVEAGLSELLILHLEAAVEISGEPVQAQEDALLHSPPIVLPNPAGLHARPAARLASEARAFAARITLSCGQQQADAKSAVAVMALATRCGDEVRLSGCGNDAAQALAVLAELLRNGCGESAGAAMAPSAQTAAPIPHSRPAALAPSQAGGLFCGVGASPGLAVGRIVRWSGIAPTFDETGGPFEQEHARLHAALQIAASQIKSLALADTLPDAPQAQIMDAHLTFLEDPMLVEAAETRLRSGASAESAWHLACEAVEQGLRQHANAQVRERAADVRDVSARVLTVLTGATPRPRSLPERSIIIADDLTPSDTITMDRSKVAGLCTVSGGPTSHVAILARSMGIPAVCGVPAQALLLQDGTLAVLDGTAGVLQADPDPALRAEVERRQAAARQQEQVDQQTAHRPGRTRDGHRVEVVANVRDAAEAREAVAAGGEGVGLLRSEFLFEDRAAPPDENEQAAAYQAVAAALGPERPLIARTLDIGGDKPLRYLPLPKEENPFLGLRGIRVSLAYPELFRSQLRAMLRAAPGGNLHIMFPMVSDLDEVLVAKRILREEQARYPASVKIGLMIEVPAAVAIVEALAQEVDFFSIGTNDLTQYTLAIDRGHAGLASKVDALHPAVLRMIALTVEGAHAHGKWVGVCGALASDLAAVPLLVGLGVDELSVSVPAIASVKAALSRLDFEDCRALARRVLPLGSAARVREVLAQQAV; this is encoded by the coding sequence ATGTCGAGCAGGCATTTGCAACTGAGGGTGTTGGCCCCGCTGTCCGGCAGGGTGGTCCCGATCGAAGCCGTTCCCGATCCGGCGTTCGCGCAAAAAATGGTGGGCGACGGCCTGTCGATCGATCCCGCGACGGACCTCGTGCTGGCGCCGATCGACGGTCGGGTGATCGATTTCCACGAGGCGCGCCACGCGCTGGTGATTGCCCACGCCTGCGGCGTGGAGATCATGGTGCATGTGGGGCTCGATACCGTACTGCTGGCGGGGCAGGGGTTCGAGGCGCTGGTCGGCAAGGGCGATACCGTTCGCGCCGGGCAGCCGCTGCTGCGTTTCGATGCGGCCCACGTGGCGGCGAAGGCGTCCACGCTCACGGAGATCGTCGTTGTCAACGGCGGCGAACGGGTGCGGCAGATGGACAAGGCCGCGGGAAGCGTCGAAGCCGGCCTGAGCGAGTTGCTGATTCTCCATCTGGAGGCCGCAGTCGAAATCAGCGGCGAGCCGGTGCAAGCACAGGAGGACGCTTTGCTGCACTCGCCGCCCATCGTGCTGCCGAATCCGGCCGGGCTGCATGCCCGTCCCGCAGCGCGGTTGGCCAGCGAGGCGCGTGCGTTCGCGGCGCGCATCACGCTATCGTGCGGCCAGCAACAGGCCGATGCGAAGTCGGCGGTGGCGGTCATGGCGCTGGCGACGCGGTGCGGCGACGAGGTCCGCCTGAGCGGTTGCGGCAACGACGCCGCACAGGCGCTGGCCGTGCTGGCCGAGCTGCTGCGCAACGGATGCGGTGAATCGGCCGGTGCGGCAATGGCCCCCTCGGCGCAGACCGCGGCGCCCATCCCGCACAGCCGGCCCGCGGCCCTCGCGCCGTCGCAGGCCGGCGGGTTGTTCTGCGGCGTTGGCGCATCGCCGGGGCTGGCCGTCGGCCGGATCGTACGCTGGAGCGGCATCGCGCCGACGTTCGATGAAACCGGCGGCCCGTTCGAGCAGGAGCACGCGCGATTGCATGCCGCCTTGCAGATCGCCGCCAGCCAGATCAAGTCGCTGGCGCTGGCCGACACGTTGCCCGATGCGCCACAAGCCCAGATCATGGATGCGCATCTCACCTTCCTCGAAGACCCGATGCTGGTCGAGGCGGCCGAGACCCGCCTGCGCAGCGGCGCCAGCGCGGAGAGTGCGTGGCACCTGGCCTGCGAGGCCGTGGAGCAGGGCCTGCGCCAGCATGCGAACGCCCAGGTGCGCGAGCGCGCGGCGGACGTGCGCGATGTCAGCGCGCGCGTGCTGACCGTGCTGACGGGCGCCACCCCGCGCCCGCGCAGCCTGCCTGAGCGTTCGATCATCATCGCCGATGACCTGACGCCTTCCGACACCATCACCATGGACCGCAGCAAGGTCGCCGGCCTGTGCACGGTGTCCGGCGGGCCGACCAGCCATGTGGCGATCCTGGCCCGCTCGATGGGGATTCCGGCGGTCTGCGGCGTACCCGCGCAGGCCCTGTTGCTACAGGATGGCACACTCGCCGTGCTCGACGGTACGGCCGGCGTGCTGCAGGCCGACCCCGATCCCGCGCTGCGAGCCGAGGTGGAGCGCCGCCAGGCCGCCGCACGCCAGCAGGAGCAAGTCGACCAGCAGACCGCGCATCGCCCCGGCCGCACCCGAGACGGGCATCGCGTGGAAGTCGTGGCAAACGTGCGGGATGCCGCTGAAGCCCGCGAGGCCGTTGCCGCGGGCGGGGAGGGCGTGGGGCTGCTGCGCTCGGAATTCCTGTTCGAAGACCGCGCGGCGCCGCCCGACGAGAACGAGCAGGCCGCCGCCTACCAGGCCGTGGCCGCCGCGCTTGGCCCCGAGCGGCCGCTGATTGCGCGCACGCTCGATATCGGCGGCGACAAGCCGCTGCGCTACCTGCCGCTGCCGAAGGAAGAGAATCCGTTTCTCGGCCTGCGCGGCATCCGAGTGAGCCTAGCCTATCCCGAGCTTTTCCGCAGCCAACTGCGCGCGATGCTGCGGGCGGCGCCTGGCGGCAATCTGCACATCATGTTTCCCATGGTGTCCGATCTCGACGAGGTGCTGGTCGCCAAGCGCATCCTGCGCGAAGAGCAGGCCAGGTATCCGGCTTCCGTCAAGATCGGCCTGATGATCGAAGTGCCGGCCGCGGTGGCGATTGTCGAGGCGCTGGCGCAGGAAGTGGACTTTTTCTCCATCGGGACCAACGACCTCACGCAGTACACGCTGGCCATCGACCGCGGGCATGCCGGGCTGGCATCGAAGGTCGATGCCCTGCACCCGGCGGTGCTCCGGATGATCGCGCTGACGGTGGAAGGCGCGCATGCCCACGGCAAGTGGGTCGGGGTCTGCGGGGCGCTGGCTTCGGATCTGGCGGCGGTGCCGCTGCTCGTCGGGCTGGGCGTGGATGAGCTGTCGGTGAGCGTGCCGGCGATCGCCTCGGTCAAGGCCGCGCTGTCCCGGCTCGACTTCGAGGATTGCCGAGCGCTTGCGCGCCGCGTGTTGCCGCTCGGCAGCGCGGCGCGCGTGCGGGAGGTGCTGGCCCAGCAAGCGGTCTGA
- a CDS encoding carbohydrate porin, with product MKKTISTLIAMMPAWLVTEARAMDLGNGLEFNGYLRVGAVSERQTDTGGVNKYALGSGAELFRLGNEGDTYLEAGLRKTFQLPGGITWAAAFTGTYWNGQANFRGLGDQGMYVTKEAYVTTSGYAFSPAAIFWAGKRYIEREDVHIVDHFFYSVGGPTIDTGIGATNIPVGDQARLGVSVLRSGQRFSPTDNRRDATRLNVDFYNIPVTRTDRLRVIGEVMHGEFPGGNGGGALTLKYDTPNFPLPSVTNSVWVQGSTGYASLETGFGTLNSPTGTHSVRLIDSVNWQAGRFGGQALAVYQRGLNEHGSGGSTGTSIGGRVSYAVMPYLKLLSEVGRTTLRVNGGPLQRLDKYTVAAALSTGPGLMSRPELRIYATRVEWNDAALTAQGAQWGAWSAGRRSTNLYGIQLESWW from the coding sequence ATGAAGAAGACGATCAGCACACTGATCGCAATGATGCCTGCGTGGCTGGTCACGGAGGCCCGGGCGATGGACCTCGGCAACGGCCTGGAGTTCAACGGCTACCTGCGCGTGGGCGCGGTCTCGGAACGCCAGACCGACACCGGCGGCGTCAACAAGTACGCGCTCGGCAGCGGTGCGGAACTGTTCCGGCTCGGCAATGAGGGCGATACCTATCTCGAGGCCGGCCTGAGGAAGACCTTCCAACTGCCGGGCGGGATCACCTGGGCGGCCGCGTTCACGGGCACCTACTGGAACGGCCAAGCCAACTTCCGCGGCCTGGGGGACCAGGGCATGTACGTGACCAAGGAAGCGTATGTGACCACCAGCGGCTATGCATTCTCACCCGCAGCCATCTTCTGGGCGGGCAAGCGCTACATCGAGCGCGAAGATGTGCACATCGTCGACCATTTTTTCTACAGCGTCGGCGGCCCGACCATCGACACGGGGATCGGCGCGACCAACATCCCGGTCGGCGATCAGGCCCGGCTGGGCGTCAGCGTGCTGCGCAGCGGCCAGCGCTTCAGCCCCACCGACAACCGGCGGGACGCGACGCGCCTGAACGTCGACTTCTACAACATCCCGGTCACGCGGACGGACCGGCTGCGCGTCATCGGCGAAGTGATGCACGGCGAGTTTCCGGGCGGTAACGGCGGCGGCGCGCTGACGCTCAAGTACGACACGCCCAACTTCCCGCTGCCATCCGTGACCAATTCCGTCTGGGTGCAGGGCAGCACAGGCTATGCCTCCCTGGAGACCGGCTTCGGCACGCTGAACAGCCCGACCGGTACCCACAGCGTGCGCCTGATCGATTCCGTGAACTGGCAGGCCGGCCGGTTCGGCGGCCAGGCCTTGGCGGTCTATCAGCGCGGGCTGAACGAGCACGGCAGCGGGGGCAGCACCGGCACCTCGATCGGCGGGCGCGTCTCGTACGCGGTGATGCCTTATCTCAAGCTGCTGTCCGAGGTCGGCCGGACGACCCTGCGGGTCAACGGTGGCCCGCTGCAGCGTCTCGACAAATACACCGTGGCGGCGGCGCTGAGCACCGGGCCGGGGCTGATGAGCCGGCCGGAACTGCGGATCTACGCCACCCGGGTCGAGTGGAACGACGCGGCGCTGACGGCCCAGGGCGCGCAATGGGGCGCGTGGTCGGCCGGGCGCCGCTCCACCAATCTGTACGGGATCCAGTTGGAGAGCTGGTGGTGA